From Micromonospora echinospora:
AACCAGGCGGCCCGGTACGCCGGCCACCTGATCGCCATGCGCGACGGCGCGGTGGTCGCCGCCGGCCCGCCGCGCGACATCCTCACCGCGGACCTGGTCCGCGACGTGTTCGGCCTGGACTGCGTGGTCGTGCCCTGCCCGGTCAGCGGCGCGCCGCTGGTGGTGCCCGCACTCACCCAGAGCACCCGCGCCGAAAGAGCAGCCACCCGGAACGCCGCCGCCCAGCCCGCCGCCACCCAGACCTCGGCCGTTCCGGCCGCCACGCCGGCCACTTCCGGCATCCCCGTCGGCGACGCCTGAGCGCGCCGACCCGCACCACCGAAAGGAACACCATGCGTCGTCTCGCCGTCGCACTCACCGCCGCGCTCGCCCTCGGCGTCGGTCTCACCGCATGCGGGGAGAGCGATCCCGTCGGCGGCGCCGGCACCGGGGAGACCCGGGAGATCACCCACGCCATGGGCACCACGAAGGTGCCCGCCGAGCCGAAGCGCGTGGTCGTGCTCGACACCGACAAGATCGACACCGCGTTGTCGCTCGGCGTCACCCCGGTCGGCGCCGCCACCGCCGGTGAGGCGAAGAGCTGGCCCACCTACTTCGGCGCGGAGAAGCTCGCCGGCATCACCGAGGTCGGCGTGCTCACCGAGCCGGACCTGGAGGCGATCAACGCGCTCAACCCGGACCTGATCCTGGGCAGCAAGTTCCGGCAGGAGAAGTTCTACGACGAGCTGTCCAAGATCGCGCCGACCGTCTTCACGGAGAAGGTCGGCATCACCTGGAAGCAGAACTTCCTCCTCGACGGCGCGGCGCTGGGCAAGGAGCAGCAGGCCAAGGACCTGCTGGCCGAGTACGAGAAGCGGGCGAAGGACTTCGGCGCGAAGCTCGGCGACGCCGCGTCCCGCAAGGTCTCCATCGTGCGCTTCATGCCGACCGAGATCCGCCTGTACGGGCCGGACTCGTTCTCCGGCATCGTCGTCGGTGACACCGGCCTGGGCCGCCCCGAGCGGCAGCTGCTCGCCGGCAAGGAGGACAAGCGGATGGACCGGGTCAGCCCGGAGCGCATCGCCGAGGCCGACGGCGACGTGGTGTTCGTGACCGCGTACGGCGAGAAGGCCGCCGCCGAGCAGGCCAAGGTCACCGGCGGCACGCTGTGGAAGGGCCTGTCGGCGGTCAAGGCGGGCAAGGCGCACGTGGTCTCCGACGAGATCTGGATGACCGGCATCGGCGTCGGCGCCGCCAACAAGATCCTGGACGACCTGGAGAAGTACCTGGCCGCCTGAGCCCCGGCACACCCGCGCCCGTCCAGCCGCACGAGGCTGGACGGGCGCGCGTGTTTCAGGCGGCCAGCTGCCAGAGCAGGAACGCGTTGAGCGCCACCACGAACGCGGTGATCGCCACCGCCGCCGCGGTGGTGGCCCGGCGGTTGACAAGGCTGCCCATCAGGTCCCGGCGGCGGGTGAACATCACCACCGGGATCAGCGCGAACGGGATGCCGAAGCTCAGCACCACCTGGGACAGCACCAGCGCCCGGGTCGGGTCGACGCCGATCGCGAGCACGGCCAGCGCGGGCAGCAGCGTGATCATCCGGCGGATCAGCAGCGGAATCCGGCGGCGCAGGAAGCCCTGCATGATGACCTCGCCGGCGTACGTGCCGACGCTGGTGGAGGCGAGGCCGGACAGGAGCAGCGCGACCGCGAAGCCGACTGCCGCTGCCGTGCCGAGCGTGGTGGCGAGCCCGGCGTGCACACCTTCGAGGGTGTCGGTGCCGGGGATCGACGTGCCGTGGAAGCTGCTCGCCGCCACCAGCAGCATGGCCAGGTTGACCGCCCCGGCGACGCCGAGCGCGATCAGCACGTCGACCCGCAGCCCTTTGGCGACCACCCGCCGCTGCGCCTCGCCCTCGGTGGGCAGGCGGTTCGGGGTCAGCGCCGAGTGCACGTAGATGACGTGCGGCATCACCGTCGCGCCCAGGATGCCGGCGGCGAGCAGCATGCTGTCGGTGCCCTGCATCCGGGGCAGCAGCCCGGCCGCGGCGTCGGACACGTCCGGCTGCGCGGTGACCAGGTTGACCGCGAACGCCAGCACGATCACGCCGAGCAGCACCGCGATGGCGATCTCGAACGGCCGGAAGCCTCTGGAGCGCAGCGCCAGGATGGCGAACGAGGCGGTGCCGACGATCAGGCCGCCGGGTAGCAGCGGGACGCCGAACAGCAGGTACAGGGCGACCGCCCCGCCGATCACCTCCGCCAGGTCGGTGGCCATGGCGACCAGCTCGGCCTGCGCCCACATGAAGCGGTTGAGCGGCCGGGGCAGGTGCTCCCGGCACAGCTCGGGCAGGCTGCGCCCGGTGGCCAGGCCGAGCTTGGCGGTGAGCGTCTGCACCAGCATGGCGGCCAGGTTCGCCGCCACCACCACCCAGACCAGCAGGTACCCGTACCGGGCGCCGGCGGTGGAGTTGGTGGCGAAGTTGCCGGGGTCGACGTAGGCCACCGCGGCCACGAACGCCGGTCCGAGCAGGATGAGGCGGCCGCGTACCGGGCGCGGGGCGCGGGCGGTTCGCAGCGGGGGTACGACGGGCGAGTCGTTTGTTACCACTGTTGCTCCTCGACGACGAACGACGGAAGACGGACGACGGAAGACGGGACGACGAACGGCGGGGGCGGCAGGGGTGACGGGCGCGGGCGGGGTCAGGCGGGCTCGTGCCGGGCGGGCGCCCGGTGGGCGGCCGGCGCCGGGTCGCGCTCCAGCGCGTCCGCGAACGGGACCAGCACGGTGAGGGCGGCCAGCGCGAGGATCGCGGGCAGGGCCAGGCCGGCGCCCACCGAGACGAGCGTGAGCAGGGCGAGGACGGCCGTCCTGGCGCGGTTGGACGTGGACATGACGACTCCCGGACGGGTGCGGCACGCAGGACGGGGGTGTCGCGCCGGGCTGCCGCGCGGACGGCCCGGCGCGGGCGGAATCAGGTGAGCTTGCTCTTGACGGTGTTGGCGACCTTGCCGGCCATCCCCGGGTTGGTGCCGTACAGGCGCGGGTCACCGGGGGCGAGCACCGGCTCGGGGGCATGCGCCCGCGGGCTGCTGTCGTAGCGGAACTCGCCCTTGCCGTCCGGCGTCGGACCGGACGCCCACCGGCCCTCGGCCGCGTCCCGGCCGGTGGAGAAGTCCAGGTAGGTGTAGCTGAACTCCTCGGTGAACTCGGGCGAGTCGGGGAAGGCCTCCGGCACCGGCATCTCCTCCAGGCCGTCTTCCTTGAGCTGCTCGATGGCCGCCATCCACATGTTCTGGTGCATGGTGTCGCGGGCCAGCAGGAACCGCAGCATCTGCTTGACGCCGGGGTCGTCGGTCATGTTGAACAGGCGGGCCACCTGGAGCCGGCCCTGGGCCTCCGCGGTGACGTTGAGCAGGAAATCCGCCATCAGGTTGCCGCTGGCGGTGATGAAGTTGCCGTTCCACGGCACGCCGGCGCTGTCGACCGCCAGGGCCCCGCCGCCGCCGTGGATGAAGTGCGCCGGGTTGGATCCGCCGTAGATGGCGCCGACCATCGGGTTCTCCTCGGCCGCCTCGTCCAGCGACAGTGGCGCGTTCTCCAGCAGCCGGGTGATCATCGTGGCGATCATCTCGACGTGCCCCATCTCCTCGGTGCCGACGTCGAGCAGCAGGTCCTTGTACTTGCCGGGCAGCCGGCAGTTCCAGCCCTGGAACAGGTACTGGTTGGCGACGGTCATCTCACCCCACTTGCCACCGAGGACCTCCTGGAGGCGGCGGGCGAACGCGGCGTCCGGCCCGTCCGGCTTGGCCTCGAACTGCAGGTCCTTCATGTGCGTGAACATCGCGTCTCCTCCGGTTCACCGGTGCTGTCCGCTCCCGGGTGCCCGCTCCGGCGGCCCGCCGGGGCCGATCCGTGTCCCGGACGGGTCAGCCCGCACCGGGACCGGCAGCCGGACGTCCACCGCGAGGCCGCCGGTACGCGGGCGGCGGGCGCGCAGCGTTCCGCCGTAGGTGTCGACCAGGCGTCGCACGATCCACAGCCCGAGGCCGTGCCCGGTGGCCGACGGAGCCGGCCGGGCCAGGGCCGTGCGCAGCGCGGGACACGGCCCGCCCTGGTCGCGGACCGACATCGTCAGCGTGGCTTCGCGGATCGTGGCGCGGACGACGATCTCGCCGCCGGCCGGGCCGTGGCGCAGCGCGTTGCCCACCAGGTTGGCGAGGATCCGCCGGACGTGCTGCTCCGGTACGGGCAGGCCGGCGGCGGCCCGGTCGAGCCGCGTGCGGAGCCGGGAACCGGCACCGGCCGTCACCGCGCGGACCACGGCGGCCAGGGGGGCGTGGCGGGGCGGTTCCGGCTCGTCGCGAGCGCCCGGCACGCCGAGGTCGTCCAGCAACGACCCCAGGTGTACGGCGTGCTCGTAGGCCAGCGCGGCGATGGCCCGGCGGTCCGGCGTGGTCAGGGCCGGCTGCTCGGCGAGGGCCCGGGTGAGGGCCGCCAGCGCCTGTACCGGGGTCCGCAGCTCGTGGCAGAGCACCCGGATCGACAGCGACTCGTCCCGGTCGTCCGGGCGTCCCCACGGGGACATGGAGGCCACAGCCATGCCGGGTTGTTCCCGACGCTTACTCACATATGCCACTAACCTGAGCCAGGAGGAGGAAAGCAGTCATGGGGGACGGCACCGTCCGGCTCGCGGTGGTGGACGACCACGCGCTGTTCGTGCGAGGGCTGGAACTGCTGCTGTCCGCCACCGCCGACGGCCGGACCCGGGTCGTCGGCTCGACCACCGACGCCGCCGCAGCCGCCGCGCTCGTGGCCCGGTGCGCACCGGATCTCGTGCTGGTGGACCTGCACATGCCGCCGCCGGGCGGCCTGCGGGCGATCGCCGCCATCCGCCGCACCAGCCCACGCGTGCGCGTCCTCGCGATGTCCGGCTCGGACGACCCGGCGCCGGCGGTGGAGGCACTGCGCTGCGGCGCCGAGGGCTACCTGCCCAAGACCAGCGAGCCGGAGGACCTGCTACCCCCGCTGCTGGCCGTGCTGGACGGCTGGGCGGTGATGCCGGGCGCGCTGCTGCGGCGGCTCGTCGGGCCCGTCCGGTCGCCCGGACTCAACCTCGACGACGAGGAACGCCGGCTGCTGCGGGCGATCGCGACCGGCGAGGGCGCGGTGACGATCGCCGAGCGGATGCACACCTCCGAGCGGACGGTGAAGCGGATGACCGCCGCCCTGCTGCGCAAGCTGCGGGTGACCAACCGGGTGGAGGCCGCCGCGCTGGCCGGGCGGGCCGGACTGCTGGACGAGCGCCCGGAACGCTGAGCGGGCGTGCCGCCACCGCCACGGCGAACGGCCGCCCTGGTGAGGGCGGCCGTTCGGATCGGTCGGTCAGGCGGCGGTGGACCAGATGGCGCGGAACGCGGCGGCCTCACCGGCCAGCCACTGCTCGATCTGCTCGGGCTTGACGTCGGCGGGCATCCGGTGCGCCTCGCCGCGCCGTACGTCTACCAGGACCGGCTCGGCGTGCGGCAGCACCGCGTCCATGTGCCGGGCCATCAGGTGCAGCGTGGCGAGCGTGGCCTCCTCGCTCGGCGGCGTCTCGTCGAAGTGCAACCGGATCGCCTCGGCCCGGCCGTCGGCGTACCGGACGCCGAACTGTGGGTTGATCTTCACGGGCAGGTCACCCAGCATCGCCAGGGCGTCGCGGGTCTGCGCCAGGTCGACCCCGGCCGGCTCGCCCAGCGAGTGCAGCCAGCGGGTCGCGCCCGGCACGAGCGCCTCGTAGAGCGGCCGCCAGCGCGGCTTGACCAGGTCGGCGACCTGCGCGAGGTGGGTGCCGCCGGTGTGGAACGCGACGTCGGCCTTGAGCGCCTTGACGAACTGGCCGTGCGGGTTGAAGCCGTGCCGGCTGGCCCGCTGCCGGCGCAGCCCGCCGACGAAGGTGGCCTTGGTGGGCCCGGTGCGGTCGACGTACCGGGTGAAGCCGAGGAGGGTGGCGTAGGGGGTGACAGGGGCGGCGGAGGTGGGCGCGGTCACTGGCGTCCTCCCAGGTCAACGACTGGATTAGTACATACATTCTAATCGACGGGTCTGACATCGCCCAGGGCTTCGGCGGACGTTCTCGGCCTGCCCACCGGTGGTCGGCCGGGCCCGGTCGGCGCAGGACTCCGGCATCGACGCCGGCCGCCCCCTATACTCGCCGCATGGCGGCGTCACCTGCTGTCGTCGCAGACCTCGGCGACGAGCTGAGAGGGCTGGGCTGGGTCAGCGACCTGATGGTGGCGGGTTCACTTGCCACCGGCGACTACGTGCCGGGCGTCAGCGACCTCGACCTGGTCGCGCTCGTCGACGGACCGGTCGACGCCGGCCGGCGGGACGCACTCGTCGCGATTCATCGTCGCCTCGACGGCGGCAGCGGCGAGGGACTCAAGCTCGGCTGCGTGTACGTCGAGGGCGCCACCGTTCCCGACCTCGGCCTGCGGCATCCGACCTGGACCCACGGCCGGCTCGTCCACCGCGTCCTCTCCCGGGTCACCAGAGCGGAGCTGGCCCGGCACGGATACGCGGTCCTCGGGCGCTCGCCGGGTGACGTCTTCCCCGAGGTCTCCGCCGACGACATACGAGCGGCGGCCCGCGCCGAACTGACCGGCTACTGGGCCTGGGCCGCCCGACGTCCATGGCTGTGGCTGGACCCCACCGTCGCCGAGCTCGGTCTCACCTCGATGGCACGGGGCCGGCACGCGCTCCGCGAGGGCGCGCTGCTCACCAAGACGCAGGCGATCAGCCAGGCGCACGCCCCCGCCTGGCTGATCGACCGGCTCGCTGCCAGACGGCGGGGCGAGGACGTCTCCCCGCCCCGGATACGGACGGCCTTCGTCGCCTGGCGCGACGCCCGCCGAACGGTCGCCCACGCACGGCGCGTCCGCTGAGCGGCGGGCCGCCTCAGCGCGCCGCCGCTACAACTGGCCGACGTCGGTGATCCGGACCGCCGCCGCGCCGATCTCGTCCGAGGCGGCGAGGTCGATCTCGGCGCTGATGCCCCAGTCGTGGTCGCCGTCCGGGTCGTCCAGGATCTGCCGTACGGTCCACTTCTCGCGGCCCTGCTCGATCATCAGCAGCGCAGGCCCGCGCGCGTCCGGACCCACCCCGATCGAGTCGTACGCCTCGAAGTACGGGCCCAGCGCGTCGGCCCAGGCGTCGGCGTTCCAGCCGTCGCCGGCATCCAGCTCGCCGAGCAGGTCCCAGCGCCGCAGCGCGGCCAGCTCGACGCGGCGGAACATCGCGTTGCGCACCAGCACCCGGAACGCCCGCGCGTTGCGGGTGACAGCCGGCGGGCGGTCGTCCAGCGAGGCGGCCACCTCGGCCACGTCCGACGGGTTGCGCAGCCGCTCCCACTCGTCGATCAGGCTGGAGTCGACCTGGCGGACCAGCTCGCCCAGCCACTCGATGAGATCGACCAGCTCCTCGGTCTTCGCGTCCTCGGGGACGGTCTGGCGCAGCGTCTTGTACGCGTCGGCGAGGTAGCGCAGCACCAGCCCTTCGGACCGGGACAGCCCGTAGAACTGGACGTACTCGGGAAACGTCATCGCCCGCTCGTACATGTCGCGGACCACGGACTTGGGGGAGAGCTGGTGGTCGGCGACCCACGGGTGGCCCTGCCGGTACATCTCGTACGCGGACTCCAGCAGCTCGGCGAGCGGCTTGGGCCAGGTCACCTCGTCGAGGAGTTCCATGCGAGCCTCGTACTCGATGCCCTCGGCCTTCATCGCGGCGACCGCCTCACCGCGCGCCTTGAACTGCTGCGCGGAGAGCACCTGGCGCGGGTCGTCCAGGATCGACTCGATGACGCTGAGCACGTCGAGCGCGTACGACGGGGACTCCCGGTCGAGCAGCTCGACGGTGGCCAGCGCCAGCGGCGACAGCGGCTGGTTGAGCGCGAAGTCGAGCTGGAGGTCGACGGTGAGGCGTACCCGGCGGCCGGTCTCGTCCGGCTCGGGCAGTTCCTCGACCACGCCGCCGGCCCGCAGTGCCCGGTAGATGGCGATGGCCCGGCGGATGTGCCGGCGCTGCGCGGCCGGGTCCTCGTGGTTGTCGGTGAGCAGGTGCCGCATCGAGGCGAACGCGTCGCCGGGACGGCCGATCACGTTGAGCAGCATCGAGTGGCTGACCTGGAAGCTGGACGTGAGCGGCTCCGGCTCGGCCTCGACCAGGCGCTGGAACGTCGGCTCACCCCAGCCGATCGAGCCCTCCGGCGGCTTCTTCTTCACCACCTTGCGGCGCTTCTTCGGGTCGTCACCGGCCTTCGCGAGCGCCTTCTCGTTCTCGATCACGTGCTCGGGCGCCTGCACCACGACCCGGCCCAGCGTGTCGAACCCGGCGCGCCCGGCCCGCCCGGCGATCTGGTGGAACTCGCGGGCCTTGAGCAGCCGGGTACGGGTGCCGTCGTACTTGCTCAGGCCGGTGAACAGCACGGTACGGATCGGCACGTTGATGCCGACGCCGAGCGTGTCGGTACCGCAGATGACCTTGAGCAGCCCGGCCTGGGCGAGCGTCTCGACCAGGCGGCGGTACTTCGGGAGCATGCCCGCGTGGTGCACGCCGATGCCGTGCCGGACCAGCCGGGACAGCGTCTTGCCGAAGCCCGAGGTGAACCGGAAGTTCCCGATCGCCTGGGCGATCATGTCCTTCTCGGCACGGGTGCAGACGTTCACGCTCATCAGCGCCTGGGCGCGTTCCAGCGCCGCGGCCTGGGTGAAGTGCACGACGTACACCGGGGCCTGCTTGGTCTCCAGCAGCTCCTCCAGGGTCTCGTGCATCGGCGTGGTCGCGTACGAGAAGAGGAGCGGGACCGGCCGCTCGGCCGAGCGGACGACGGCGGTCGGCCGCCCGGTGCGCCGGGCCAGGTCGTCGACGAAGCGGGTGGTGTCGCCGAGCGTGGCCGACATCAGCACGAACTGGGCCTGCGGCAGCTCGATCAGCGGCACCTGCCAGGCCCAGCCCCGGTCCGGCTCGGCGTAGAAGTGGAACTCGTCCATGACCACCTGGCCGACGTCGGCGCGGGTGCCCTCGCGCAGCGCCAGGTTGGCCAGGATCTCCGCCGTGCAGCAGATGATCGGCGCGTCCGCGTTGACGCTGGCGTCGCCGGTGAGCATGCCGACGTTCTCGGCGCCGAAGACCTCGCAGAGCGCGAAGAACTTCTCCGAGACCAGCGCCTTGATCGGCGCCGTGTAGAAGGTGGTGCGGTCGTCGGCGAGCGCCGCGAAGTGCGCCGCGATCGCCACCAGGCTCTTGCCCGAGCCGGTGGGCGTATTCATGATCACGTTCGCGCCGGAGACGATCTCGATGACCGCCTCCTCCTGATGGGGATAGAGGCTCAGGCCGCGCTCGGACGCCCAGGAGGCGAACGCGTCGTAGAGGGTGTCGGGGTCGGCGGTCTTCGGCAGCGCGGCGGTGAGAGTCATGGCGGCTCCCATCGTGCCTGGATCACACCGCGCCGCGCCAACCGGGTTCAGCGCACCGGGTTCAGCGCCGCCGGTGGATCAGGTCGAAGACCTCCCGGCCGGCGGTCAGCGCGCGGCGTTCGAACTTCGTCACCGGCCGGTGCTCGGGCCGGGGCGCGTAGCCGCCGTGCACGTCGACCAGCTCCGGGTCGGCGGTGAGCGTCTCGCGCATCGCCTCGGCGTACTCGGCCCAGTCGGTCGCGCAGTGCAACATGCCGCCGGGCGCCAGCCGGGAGCGCAGCAGCGCCACGTGCGCCGGCTGGATGATCCGCCGCTTGTGGTGGCGGGTCTTCGGCCACGGGTCGGGGAAGTAGACGTGCACCGCGTCCAGGCAGCCCTCCGGCATGGCCCGGACCAGGTCCAGCGCGTCCCCCTCGGCCACCCGCACGTTGTCCAGACCGTGCCGTTCGACCAGGTCGAGCAGGTTGGCGATTCCCGGCGTATGGACCTCGACCGCCAGATAGTGTCGGTCCCGGTCGGCCGCCGCCATGGCGGCGGTGGCGTCGCCCATGCCGGAGCCGATCTCCAGCACCAGCGGCGCCCGCCGTCCGAACAGCGCCGCCGGATCGCACGGCCCGTCGAGGGAGGCGATCCTGAGGCCGTACGCGGGCCAGAGCCGCTCAAGCGCGTCGCGCTGCCGGTCGCTCATCCGCCCGCGACGCGGATGGAAGGTGCGGATGCGGGCGGCAGGGAGGTCGGTGAGGGTCACAACGACCCGAGCCTACGCCACCCGGATCGGATGTGATGTGCGGCCGGGGGTGAGAGGATTCATCCCGTACGCCGGGAGGGGTCATGGGGTCGTTCAGGGTACGTGAGGCGCTGCTGGTCGCGGTCGCCGCGTGCGCCGCCCCGCTGGTCGGCGCGCTGCCCGCCCAGGCCGCGCCGCGCGCCGCCGAGCCGGTGCCGGACCAGCCCTCGGCCGACGTGATCTTCGTGGAGGTCACCCCGGGCACCGTGTCGCCCGGCTACCTGGTCGGCATCCGGGCGAGCTGCCGGAACAACACGGTGCCGGCGATCGTCGCCTCGGACGCGTTCGGCAGGATCCAGGTGCAGCCGCAGCGCGGCCTGCTCACCGCCTCGCCGATGGTGCACGAGCGCACCCGGCCCGGCAACTACCGGGTCAAGCTGGAGTGCCCCGGCGGGGAGACCGCCTCCACCATGCTCCAGGTGGTCAAGCAGGGGCAGCCCACCCGGCAGCCGACCCACAGGCCCAGTCACCTGCCCAGCCGTGGCCCGGCGACCGGGTTCGGCGGTACCGCCGGGCCCGGCCTCGGTGGCCTGCTGGTGCCGGTCGGACTGGCGGTGACCATGGTCGGCGCCGGGCTCGGTGTGGCCGCGTCCCGCCGCCACGCCCGCGGCGCCGCCGGACGCTGAGGCCCGCCATGGCCGAGCACTTCCTCCCGCCGCCCGCCGGGTCCCGGCGCTTCGGCCGGCCGTTCCTGGCCCTGCCGCCTCCGGCCGCGCCGCCCACCGCCGCGGCCCGCCCGTCCCGGACCGGTCCTCCCGCCGCGCCGCCCACCGCCGCGGCCCGCCCGTCCCGGACCGGTCCTCCCGCCGCGCCGTCCACCGATGCGGCCCGGCCGTCCCGGACCGGTCCTCCCGCCGCGCCGCCCACCGCCGCGGCCCGCCCGTCCCGGACCGGTCCTCCCGCCGCACCGTCCACCGATGCGGCCCGGCCGTCCGGGGCTGATCCGGCCGCCGCTCCCCGCGCCGGCTCGCGCTCGGGGGAGGTGCCTGCCGCCGGGACCGGTTCGTCCGTCGTGCCGGTCTCCGGGTCGCGGCCGTGGCTGCCTCCGCCCGCCGCGTCGCGACCGTGGGATCCGCCGTCGGCCGATGCGCGGGCCCTGCGCCCGCGGCCCGCCGGGCCGCCGCCGGTCGAGCCGCCACCGGCGTCGTCGGGCGGGCGGGGCCGGGGCTCGTGGACGAAGCCGCTGGCCGTGGTGCTGGTGCTGATCGGTGTGTTCGCCACCGGGGCCGGGCTGGGGCGCACGGCGGGGCCGTTCGACTTCGCCGACGCGTCGACCGAGTCGAGCGGATCGGGCGGCTCGGGCGCGGCGGCGGCCCCGGCCAGTGCCGCCCCGGCCCGGAAACCGGCGAGCCGGCCGGTGCGCCTGTCGGTGCCGGCCATCAAGGTCACCGCGCCGGTCACCCCGGTGGGGCAGGCGAAGGACGGCTCGGTGGACGTGCCGCCGCTGACCGAGCACAACCAGACCGGCTGGTACGACAGGGGAGCGGTGCCCGGCGACCCCGGCCGGGCGATCATCGTGGGCCACGTCGACACCAAGAGCGGGCCGGCCGTCTTCTACCGGTTGCGTTCGCTGAAGCCGGGCGCCCGGATCACGGTGACCCGGGCGGACCGCAGCGTGGTCACGTTCAAGGTGGACAGCGTCGAGTACTTCGACAAGGCGAACCTGCCCGCGGCCCGGGTCTACGGCGATTCCGGCCCGGCCGAACTGCGCCTGATCACCTGCGGCGGCGAGTGGGTCGGCGGCCGCACCGGCTACCAGGACAACGTGATCGTCTTCGCGTCCCTGGCATCCTGACGGGCAACGGGGAAGCGGGTCAGGGTTTGGCGGGGACCTGCTGGACGACCTCGAACTCCAGCAGGTTCGCGCCGGTGGCGACCGGCTTGCGCGGCTCGCCGCCCTCGGCGTGCGCGGCCCGGGACGGGCCCTGCGCCCACGCCTGGTACGCCTCCTCGCTCTCCCAGCGGGTGTAGACGAAGTAGCGGCTCTCCCCGGCGACCGGACGCAGCAACTCGAAGCCGAGGAAACCGGGGGAGTTCTCCACCGCGCCGGCCCGGGCCGCGAACCGCTTCTCCAGCTCCTCGCCGGCGCCGGGCGGGACGTCGATCGCGTTGATCTTCACGACTGCCATGTGTCCACCCTAGCGAGCGCCGTCGCGCGGCAGCGGGCGGTCAGAACGTCTCGACGGCCGGCGCCAGGTCGGCGTCCACCACGACCGGGGCGTGGTCGGACGGGCCCTTGCCCTTGCGGGCCTCCCGGTCCACGTACGCGGAGCGGACCGCGCGGGCGAACGGCGCGCTCGCGTACACCAGGTCGATCCGCATGCCCTT
This genomic window contains:
- a CDS encoding antibiotic biosynthesis monooxygenase family protein, producing the protein MAVVKINAIDVPPGAGEELEKRFAARAGAVENSPGFLGFELLRPVAGESRYFVYTRWESEEAYQAWAQGPSRAAHAEGGEPRKPVATGANLLEFEVVQQVPAKP